The stretch of DNA TGGCATTGCAATCAAAAATAAAATCGCACAGCTAAATGCTTCCCATGTACAGGAAAGTCTAAACCATTTTTTTAATTTTTCTTCTGTGAAGTATTCCATATCACAAAAATACAATCTTATCGAGAGACATTTCCAAACATTTATCAGTTGTGTTAAAATTCTATAATTATATATTATAATGATAAAGGTAACAGCATATATCAATAAAATTGATTATTTTTGCTCAAATCTAATCTTATAAATTAATGAACGGAAACTACTATTTATCGAAAAAATTAAATTTAGACTTACCCTTATGGACCATTCTTTGTCCGATTTTAGCAGTTATTTCATTAATCACCGTCACTAGTGAAAACATCTTGGTCTCTATTGGACTAAGCGTTGCTTTAATTTCTGCGGTATTGGCAGCCGTACACCATGCCGAAGTTGTTGCTCATAAAGTAGGCGAACCTTTTGGAACCATTATTTTAGCATTAGCCATTACAGTCATTGAAGTATCACTGATTGTATCACTTATGATTTCAGAAACCGGAAATGCACCTTCTGCCTTAGCACGAGATACAGTGTTTGCAGCCATTATGATTATTTTAACCGGAATCATTGGAATCTGTTTCCTTGTGGGGAGTGTGAGATACCGAGAACAGAACTATATTAAACAAGGAGTATCTACAGCCCTAATCACTTTAATTGCCATTTCTATTTTAACTCTCGTCTTACCTAATTTTACAACATCAGATGTTGTAGGGGTATATTCTGAAAGTCAATTAATATTTGTCGCAATCATTTCATTGATATTATACGGAGGATTTATTTCGGTTCAAACCATCCGACACCGTGATTATTTCTTACCAAAACAATGTTCCGATGGAATTGCCTCTGAATTGCACGTAGCTCCTCCTAATCTTTTCACTACCACAGTTTCATTGATCCTTTTATTGGTAGCTTTAATAGCCGTGGTATTATTATCAAAAAAACTATCTCCTGTTATTGAGGATATGGTTTTTAGTATGGGCGCTCCAAAATCATTGGTAGGAATTATCATTGCAACAGTCATTTTATTACCAGAAGGTGTAGCAGCTTATAAAGCAGCGAAAGGAGATCGCTTGCAAACAAGTTTAAACTTAGCCTTAGGATCAGCTTTAGCATCTATTGGCTTAACGATTCCTGCTGTTGCTATCGTATGCTACTTTACAGGAATGCAAGTAACTTTAGGAATTGATGCAAAATCGATTCTTTTATTGGTTTTATCACTTTTTACAGTATTCTTATCCTTACAATCAGGACGTACCAATATTCAGCAAGGAATTGTCTTATTAATTCTTTTTGCGACGTATCTTTTTACTACGATTGTTCCTTAAATAAGCAATTGATATCCATAAAAAAAAAGCCGTGAATCATTCACGGCTTTCGCTTTTAATATCTTTTTGATGTTTATTTTTTGGGTAATGAAATTAATGTAGAATCTAATTTCACATCTTTTTCCAAGAAAATTTTCCCTCTTAAAATACTTTGAATGGTATTGACTAATTCTTTTTCAAACGAATCCCTTAATTGGGATTGATGATAAATTAACGATACCTCACGCGTCGGCACAGGAGCTTCAAAATGCTTGATATTTTTACGGTAATCTTCTGGTAAATCATCTGCTACTAATGATGGCAATAAAGTCATGCCATAGCCATCGTTCGCCAATTTGATCAAAGCATCAAAACTTCCACTTTCTAATTTAATCGGACGATGTTTTAATTTAGATGCATCACATAATGCCAGTACATTATTACGGAAACAATGACCTTCCTGTAGAATCAATAAATCTGCAGTATCCAAATCCGATTCTAAAATCTTATCGTTATGCGATAATCGATGCATTGGCGGCACATAAGCTACTAATGGCTCATAGTACAATGGTTTTTCCATGATTTGATCTTCATATAATGGAGAAACCACAATACCAAAATCCAATGAACCATCTTTGATTCCCTTAATAATTTTATCCGTTTGTAATTCTTTGATGATTAGATTTGACTTCGGATTATTTTTTTGAAATGTTTTGTAAAACAATGGCACCAATGAAGGTAAAATGGTTGGAATAACTCCAATCACAAAATCGCCCTCTAATAAACCTTTTTCTTCGTTTACCAAGTGCTTCATTCGATTCGCTTCCATTAAAATTGTTTTCGCTTGCGCTACAATTTTTTCTCCAATTTGAGTAATCTTAATTGGATGAGATGTTCGGTCAAAGATTTCGATGTTTAACTCTTTCTCCAACTTCTGTATTTGCATACTCAATGTAGGCTGAGTAACAAACGATTTGTCAGCTGCAATCGTAAAGTTCTTGAACTCGGCAACTGCTAACACATACTGTAATTGTACTAGTGTCATAGATGATGATGATCTAATATAAAATTTCGTGATAAATATACTACATATTATACTAATATCTTATAATATGTTATTAAAAGCGAAAGAAATAAAAAAGCCCGGATTCCTCCGAGCTCAGTATCGATGTATTCAATAATTATTGAACAGATTTTTTAATTTCATTCACGAAATCCGTTAATTTTTTAGCATCTTCAGCAGATAAATTCGATTGAATTTGTTGTAATTCTTTCTCATATTCTACTGCTTTAGCTGTTAATTCATTTAATTTTGTTTGATCTCCTGAAGCAGCTACTGCTTTTAATTGTGCTGCATAATCGCTATACTTTTGTGCAAAAGCCGCAGCATCTGAACTTGTAAAAGTTGGTAATGCATTAACTAAATCTTGTGCAGATTGTTGAGATGTTTCCACAGCTTGTTGAGCCGTTTCTTGAATAGAAGTTTGCGCTTCCGTTACATTATCAACAACTTTTTCTTTTTCAGATTTACAAGAACTTAATGATACTACTGTTAAAACTGTAGCGGCTAATAATAATTTTTTCATTGTCAAAGTGTTTTATATAATTCTAAATTTAAGGTTTTTGTATTTAATAATGAACAGTTTATCAAAATTAATTATTGACTTTTGAGAATTGAACTTCATACAAATTCGCGTAGTAGCCTTTCTTTTCTAATAAACTTTCATGCGTACCTTGTTCAACAATCATTCCGTTATCCATAACAATGATTTTATCCGCGTTCTGAATAGTCGCTAAACGGTGCGCAATTACAATAGAAGTACGACCTTCTGTTAATTTTTCAGTAGCCATTTGGATTAATTCTTCTGAATGCGTATCAATAGAAGATGTAGCTTCGTCTAAAACCAAAATTTCAGGATTATATATATATGCTCTTAAAAATGAAATCAATTGACGTTGTCCGACCGACAATGTTGCTCCACGTTCGCTTACTTCTGAATCATACCCTTTGGGTAGGGATTCAATAAAATCATGAATACCAATAATTTTTGCAGCTTCTTTTACCTCATCTAGGCTGATATTGGTATTTCCTAACACAATGTTATCATAAATGGTCGTATTGAATAAGAAAACATCTTGTAAAACAACAGCGACATGATGACGTAAATTCACCAAATCCATATCGTAAATATTGATTCCATCAATTTTAATCGCACCCGAATCAATATCATAAAAACGACTTAATAAATTGATAATTGTCGATTTTCCTGCACCCGTTGATCCTACAATCGCAATGGTTTCCCCTGGATTAGTTGTAAAAGAAATTCCCTTCAATACAGGATTATTAGGGACATAAGAAAACACTACATTTTCAAAATCTATTTGACCTTTTACGGTTTCTAATTTTTGTTTTCCAGTATTAGGCAATGTTTCATCGGCATCTAAAATTGTGAATACACGGTCGGCTCCAACTAACCCACGCTGAATGGAGTTGAAACGTTCTGCGATCGCACGCATGGGTGTCGTCAGCATTGTAATAAATTGTGTAAAAGCAATCAAGTTTCCTACAGTTACGTCTCCTGCAGTAGCAGTTCGTAATCCACCAAACCAAATTAAACTTCCTGTTGCCAAAGCCGATACAATATCAACCACAGGAAATAAAAGTGAAAAATATAAAACTGTTTTTAAATAGTTTTTCTTTAAATCACTGTTAATGCTCACAAACTTATTGTATTCCGCTTGTTGTCGGTTAAACACTTGAATGATATTCATACCCGTTAGTCGCTCTTGGACAAACGTATTTAATTTTGCTACCAATGTACGTTCATCCTGATATACATCTTTAAGTGCTTTTTGGAAATAACGCGTGATGATCATCATAAGAGGTAAAATCACAATGACAATTGTAGCCAATACCCAGTTCATATAATACATCATGGCCACGATAAAGATGATCTTTAAAGCATCACCTAATAGGACCAATATCCCATCATTAAAAACCTCAGCAATGGTTTCCACATCCGATACCGAACGGGTTACCAAAACTCCATTAGGCGTACGATCAAAGTAAGCTAATTTGAATCGAATCAAATGATTATACAAACGCACACGTAATGTTTTAATCACACGTTGAGCCACAACATTGGCAAGATAAACTGTAAAAAAGGCCAAGATACTTTCGAAAACCAAAATCACAATCAACTTGATGATTTCTATTTTTAATCCGGGAAGATCCTTGGACAAAATGTAATGATCGATTACATCTCCAGTTAAATAAGGACGATAGACTGAAAAACAAGCACTAAATACAGCAATAGCAATTACCGTTAAGAAGAGTCCTTTACTTTGGTTCATTCCTAACGTAATGACACGCTTTAGGCCTATAAAATCAAATTTATTTTGAGCGTTATTTGAGTTCATTGATAAATAATTCTGTTGGATATTGCACATCCACAAGATATAAACCTTGTGCGGGTGCAGAAGCTCCTGCGGAACCTCGGTTTTGATCTTCAATAATACGTGCTAAATTCTCTTTTGTGATTTTACCTATCCCGACCTCCACTAATGTTCCTACAATGGCACGAACCATATTGCGTAAAAAACGATCCGCTGTAATCTGAAAAACATATTGACCTTGCTCGTTCACAAACCAAAAGGCTTCACGAACATCGCAAATATTTGTTTTTACATCTGTATGCAATTTAGCAAAACTTCCGAAATCTCCTTTCTTAATTAACAATTGAGCGGCATCATTCATACGATCCAAGTCCAATTCACGATTAAATACCCAAGAACTCTCAAAAGCAAATGGATTTTTATAAGGTGAAATAAAATAATGATAAGATCGTGAAGTCGCATCAAAGCGGGCATGAGCCTCGGGATGCATCTGATGAATTTTGTATATGGCTATATCTTTGGGTAAAAACGAATTTAAGTGTTTTACCAAATCTTTCTTTAATTCTCCTTCATAATCAAAATGGGCATACATTTTCTTGGCATGTACTCCCGAGTCGGTACGACCAGCCCCCACAATACTTATCGTTTGACCTAAAATTTTAGACAAACGTGTTTCTATGGCTTCTTGTACTGAAATTTGATGAGGCTGAATCTGCCATCCGAAGTAATCTTTTCCGTTATATGCTAATTCTAAAAAGTATCGCAATTGTTGTAAATTTGAGAAAACAAAAATACAACCTTTTGAAGAAAATCCTTTTACTTTCCGATACGCATTCGTATATGGATGATCGAATTTTAGATTATGCACAAAATGCAGACGAAATATGGCATGCGGGTGACATTGGCGATCTAAAAATTATGGATGAATTGGAAAAAATAAAACCCGTACGTGCGGTTTACGGAAATATTGACGATCAAACCATTCGTTCCGTCTATCCGTTAAATAATCGATTCACCATTGAAGGAGTTGATGTTTGGATTACCCACATTGGTGGATATCCAGGGAAGTACAATCCTAAAATCAAAAAGGAAATCATCGCCAATCCTCCAAAAGTTTTTATTTGCGGACATTCTCATATTTTAAAAGTGATGCCCGATAAAGCGTTAGGCTTAATTCATCTCAATCCTGGAGCTGTGGGGAAACATGGCTTTCATCAAGTGCGTACCATGCTTCGTTTTGAAGTCAATCAAGGCAAGTTAGAAAACTTAGAAGTCATCGAATTCAAAAAATAAAAAGAGCATCTTTTGACGCTCTTCCATTATTTCGCTAATTTAAATTTACGGAGAATTTCTTTAAATTTAGGATTGTTGATGTAATCCTTAAAATCATGGGATTTCTGACCTGTAAAGTCCGTCGCATCACATAAATGATATTGCTCGGCAATCATTTGCTGTGTTTCTGGATTAAAACCAAAATCGGTAGAGGTAAGACGTTTCGATAATATTCCCGTTTTTCCTTTTCCTAATACAAAATCCGTTTGATTAATGGTCGAGTGAATGGTTTTTAATTGAGCTGTAAACGACTTAAATTCTCCATTTTCATCTTTAAAATCATCTGCACCAATAGCTGGCGCTAACATGATACTAAAAATTTTATTTTCATTTTCTTGTAAAGGGTCTTCATCTTCTATATCCACATGATGAAATTTTTTAACGATTCGTTTCTCATTGTTTTTCAATACAGGATTTTTTAATGCACTCAGTACTACTGACGCTCCGCGGCTGTGCGAGATGATATACACTTCTTTATTTTTTATGGAATTTAAAATTCGTCTTAATCCAAATTCTCCCGCCAACTGACTATTGGTTGTTGCACTAATCCAAACTTTCGCAGCTCCGAAGATACTTGAGGTTTTAAGTCCATCCCAATAGAAATTGACAATTTCATCTTTATGCAAATCCACATCCATAAGAGAACGTGCCTTGTTATAATTTACCAAACTTGTCATGTAATCATTATTGATACCATGAACAAAAATGATAATGCGTTTTTTATTCTTTATTCGATTAGAAAACCCCTTCAATTGAGTCGTTTCAAATTTTGTCAATTCTTCTTCAAATCCACTTTCCGTTGCAATTTTCATCAATGAATATTCTTTACGTGTAGCATTTTTAGATGGATTACCAAATTTATCCTTCCATTGGTTAGGAAAGAAATTTCCATTCTGATCTACATATGCACTTGTGATATTCGGATTGATGAAATTATTTGGAACTTGGGAAGTAGGAACATTATGAGACACTGTACATGAAGTTATCATAACAATCATTAGTAGGCTATACAACCAATTATTCAAACTCATTATTTTCTTTTTTTTTAGGTGGTTTAAAAATATAAAAAAAGCGCTTAGAAAAAATCCTAAGCGCTTGAATATTATCGTTAATGTTTTACTAATAATTAATTACACCTGAACCAATTAACTCGTCATCGATGTACCATGCGCAGAATTGTCCTTCTGTAATCGCGGATTGCGGATTTAAGAATTCGACATAAAGCCCCTCTTTTGCTTTATGTAATGTAGCCATTTGTAACGGTTGACGGTAGCGAATACGCGCCATAATTTCTTTAGTTTCTCCTTCTTTTAAAGCTAAATCTTCACGAACCCAGTGAATTTCTTCTTCTTTGATAAATAATGCTTTTTTCAATAATCCCGGATGATTTGCTCCCTGACCAGTGTAAATAACATTTTCTTTCACATCGGTATCAATCACAAATAATGGTTCTACTTTCCCTCCTACACCTAGACCTTTACGTTGTCCTCTTGTGAAGTAATGCGCACCTTGGTGTTGTCCTACAATTTCACCATCTTCTTTTGTATAAGAATATCCACGAGCTTCAAACTCCAAAGCTTCATATTTCGAATGGAATGTAGGTACTGTTCGTTCAAAACCTTTCCAATCTTTAGCCACTTCAATGATTTCTCCTGATTTTGATTTTAATTGTTGTTGTAAAAATTCAGGCAAACTAACTTTCCCAATAAAACATAATCCTTGTGAATCCTTTTTATCCGCAGTTACTAACCCTTGTTCTTTGGCTATGCGACGAACCTCCGGTTTTTCAATTCCTCCAATTGGAAATAATGCTTTCGACAATTGTTCTTGTGATAACTGACATAAGAAATACGATTGATCTTTATTGTTATCCAATCCTTTCAACAATTGAAAGACTTCTTTCCCATCTTCATCAATAAAAGATGTTTTACGCGCATAATGTCCCGTTGCGACATAATCTGCACCTAAATCTAATGCTGTTTTTAAGAATAAATCAAATTTGATTTCGCGGTTACATAAAACATCTGGATTCGGAGTACGCCCCTGCTCATATTCATTAAACATATAATCTACAATACGCTCCTTATACGAATCAGACATATCAATTACTTGAAATGGAATTCCCAATTTTTCAGCAATTAATAAAGCGTCAGCGCTATCTTCAATCCACGGACATTCGTCTTCTAACGTTACCGATGCATCGTTCCAATTACGCATAAATAATCCAATAACATCATACCCTTGTTCTTTTAACAAATAGGCTGTTACACTTGAATCAACTCCCCCAGAAAGTCCTACGACAACTCTTTTCATTCTCTTAATTTTCAGATGTCAAAATTACAAAATAATATTTGAAGGAATATTATCCTACATCAATTCGTTCTTTTTCTTTGTATAAGGTGAAATAAAAACGATAAAAACAAGTAAACTGATACCGGTTAAAAATTGATAATACAAGTTTGATATGACCTCTAAAGAAGATACTGTAGGCAATCCTGTAGAAACGACTTTCGTAACAGCTACAGCTGATAAAACTTGTGCTCCATAGGGAATAATCCCTTGTACAAAACAAGAAACCGTATCGAGAATACTCGCTACTTGCTTAGGAATTAATCCGTGTTTATCCGAAATTTCTTTGGCCACAGGACCTACAATTAAAATGGCAATAGTATTATTGGCCAGTGCAGCATCAGCTAATGCAATTAATCCCGCAATACTTAGTTCAGCTTGTTTCTTATTTCGAATATTTTTTGTGAGTAGATGAATAATAAACTCTAATCCCCCATTATAGCGAACGATTCCTACAACTCCCCCTATGATTAAACAAAGAATACTTAATTCAAACATACCCGAAAAACCAGTATTGATACTTTTGATCACCTCCAACACCGGAATTTGATTATTAAAGATTCCCAAGCCAATAAATCCTACAATTCCAATTATCAATGACCAAATCACATTTAATCCTGAAATCGCAAGTCCAAAAACCAATACATATGGAATAATCGAAATTAAATCATACTCTAAATTTTGTTGCTGTATATGAGATACATCCAAATCTTGACTGATAAGATAATACAATACTATGGAAACTATTGCAGCGGGTAATACAATCATAAAATTGGATTTGAATTTTGATTTCATATCCACATCTTGGGTACGCGTGGCAGCAATAGTTGTATCTGAAATAAAGGATAAGTTATCCCCAAACATAGCACCTCCTACAATAGAACCTAGTAAGATAGCAGTTGAACCCGGAATTATTTTTTCCAACTCAACAGCTATGGGGGACAATGTAACAATTGTTCCTACTGAAGTCCCAAGGGATACCGAAATAAAACAAGCGATTAGAAAGAATCCAGCAACGATAAAGTTTTCAGGCAATAAGGTGACAAATAAATTGACCGTTGACGTCACTGCACCAGTCGCTGAGCCTAAACTTCCAAACGCACCAGCTAATAAGAAAATGAGGATCATTAATACAATGGTCTCTTCCCCTGCTCCTTTACAAAACGCCTCTATTTTCGAATTAAAATTTATTTTAGGAAATTGTAAAAAGGCTAGTACAAGTGCAAACACAAAAATAACAATAGCCGGAACGGAATAAAAGTCGTTTAGTACAATGGATGCCGTAAAATAAATTAGAATAAAGACGATTAAAGGCAACAATGCCCAAAAACTTCCTTGTTTACTTTTCATATGGATATAATTTCGAATTATACCTCAGAATTACATTCGGATGGTATATCATTCGATGGGTTGTTAATTAAGTCATTTAAAATGAAAAAAAGGAAGTTGTATTAAAACTTCCTTTCTTCATATTTTGTTGATCGGTACGATTTATCTGAATATTAATTTATTGGTCTCTGTAATTGCTCGTTCATTTTTTTCTTCGATCCAAGCTTGACCTTTTATTTTTCGCATAATATTATCAATATTTCGCATAATGAATATATTATAAACCGCTTCTGTAAAGTTCTTCGGTTTATGAGCTAATGAACGTAAACTCATCGAAAAACCTGGTGTAATGTATTTCATATAATGCCACCAACCTTCAGGCATGTACAACATTTCACCGTGCTTTAAATCAGCCATCATCGGATTGATATGTTTTAATGCAGGCCATTTTTCAAAATCAGGGTTATCAAAATCAATATCTTCACGACAAATTACCGAAAACGGAATTTTGTACATATACTTTGAATCCGTTGGTGGAACGATGATACATTTTTTCTCACCTGCAAAATGAAAATGTAAAATATTCGCTAAATCAATATCATAATGCATAAAAACATTAGATCCTGTACCTCCAATAAAAAGCATAGGCATCGATTTAAATAAATTTAAACCCAAATCTGGCATCCTATAATCTTTTTGAAGTTGCGGAACTTGGCTCATCAAATTATATAAGAAAATACGTAAATCGGTTGGTCCTGATTGCAATAAATCCACATATTCGCTCATCTTCATCTTTGCAACAGGCTCGTTTACTTTTTTGGTATAATCTACCGGATCGTTGTTATAAAGCGGCACCACTTTTTCCCCAGCGACTTGCTTTAGATACTCAAAGTTCCATTTTTCATAAGCAGGCTAATCTTCAGTTATACGTTCAACCACAACAGGT from Faecalibacter sp. LW9 encodes:
- a CDS encoding LysR substrate-binding domain-containing protein: MTLVQLQYVLAVAEFKNFTIAADKSFVTQPTLSMQIQKLEKELNIEIFDRTSHPIKITQIGEKIVAQAKTILMEANRMKHLVNEEKGLLEGDFVIGVIPTILPSLVPLFYKTFQKNNPKSNLIIKELQTDKIIKGIKDGSLDFGIVVSPLYEDQIMEKPLYYEPLVAYVPPMHRLSHNDKILESDLDTADLLILQEGHCFRNNVLALCDASKLKHRPIKLESGSFDALIKLANDGYGMTLLPSLVADDLPEDYRKNIKHFEAPVPTREVSLIYHQSQLRDSFEKELVNTIQSILRGKIFLEKDVKLDSTLISLPKK
- a CDS encoding ABC transporter ATP-binding protein, whose product is MNSNNAQNKFDFIGLKRVITLGMNQSKGLFLTVIAIAVFSACFSVYRPYLTGDVIDHYILSKDLPGLKIEIIKLIVILVFESILAFFTVYLANVVAQRVIKTLRVRLYNHLIRFKLAYFDRTPNGVLVTRSVSDVETIAEVFNDGILVLLGDALKIIFIVAMMYYMNWVLATIVIVILPLMMIITRYFQKALKDVYQDERTLVAKLNTFVQERLTGMNIIQVFNRQQAEYNKFVSINSDLKKNYLKTVLYFSLLFPVVDIVSALATGSLIWFGGLRTATAGDVTVGNLIAFTQFITMLTTPMRAIAERFNSIQRGLVGADRVFTILDADETLPNTGKQKLETVKGQIDFENVVFSYVPNNPVLKGISFTTNPGETIAIVGSTGAGKSTIINLLSRFYDIDSGAIKIDGINIYDMDLVNLRHHVAVVLQDVFLFNTTIYDNIVLGNTNISLDEVKEAAKIIGIHDFIESLPKGYDSEVSERGATLSVGQRQLISFLRAYIYNPEILVLDEATSSIDTHSEELIQMATEKLTEGRTSIVIAHRLATIQNADKIIVMDNGMIVEQGTHESLLEKKGYYANLYEVQFSKVNN
- the truA gene encoding tRNA pseudouridine(38-40) synthase TruA — its product is MRYFLELAYNGKDYFGWQIQPHQISVQEAIETRLSKILGQTISIVGAGRTDSGVHAKKMYAHFDYEGELKKDLVKHLNSFLPKDIAIYKIHQMHPEAHARFDATSRSYHYFISPYKNPFAFESSWVFNRELDLDRMNDAAQLLIKKGDFGSFAKLHTDVKTNICDVREAFWFVNEQGQYVFQITADRFLRNMVRAIVGTLVEVGIGKITKENLARIIEDQNRGSAGASAPAQGLYLVDVQYPTELFINELK
- a CDS encoding metallophosphoesterase family protein; this translates as MKKILLLSDTHSYMDDRILDYAQNADEIWHAGDIGDLKIMDELEKIKPVRAVYGNIDDQTIRSVYPLNNRFTIEGVDVWITHIGGYPGKYNPKIKKEIIANPPKVFICGHSHILKVMPDKALGLIHLNPGAVGKHGFHQVRTMLRFEVNQGKLENLEVIEFKK
- a CDS encoding alpha/beta hydrolase; protein product: MSLNNWLYSLLMIVMITSCTVSHNVPTSQVPNNFINPNITSAYVDQNGNFFPNQWKDKFGNPSKNATRKEYSLMKIATESGFEEELTKFETTQLKGFSNRIKNKKRIIIFVHGINNDYMTSLVNYNKARSLMDVDLHKDEIVNFYWDGLKTSSIFGAAKVWISATTNSQLAGEFGLRRILNSIKNKEVYIISHSRGASVVLSALKNPVLKNNEKRIVKKFHHVDIEDEDPLQENENKIFSIMLAPAIGADDFKDENGEFKSFTAQLKTIHSTINQTDFVLGKGKTGILSKRLTSTDFGFNPETQQMIAEQYHLCDATDFTGQKSHDFKDYINNPKFKEILRKFKLAK
- the mnmA gene encoding tRNA 2-thiouridine(34) synthase MnmA, which codes for MKRVVVGLSGGVDSSVTAYLLKEQGYDVIGLFMRNWNDASVTLEDECPWIEDSADALLIAEKLGIPFQVIDMSDSYKERIVDYMFNEYEQGRTPNPDVLCNREIKFDLFLKTALDLGADYVATGHYARKTSFIDEDGKEVFQLLKGLDNNKDQSYFLCQLSQEQLSKALFPIGGIEKPEVRRIAKEQGLVTADKKDSQGLCFIGKVSLPEFLQQQLKSKSGEIIEVAKDWKGFERTVPTFHSKYEALEFEARGYSYTKEDGEIVGQHQGAHYFTRGQRKGLGVGGKVEPLFVIDTDVKENVIYTGQGANHPGLLKKALFIKEEEIHWVREDLALKEGETKEIMARIRYRQPLQMATLHKAKEGLYVEFLNPQSAITEGQFCAWYIDDELIGSGVINY
- a CDS encoding Na+/H+ antiporter NhaC family protein, producing the protein MKSKQGSFWALLPLIVFILIYFTASIVLNDFYSVPAIVIFVFALVLAFLQFPKINFNSKIEAFCKGAGEETIVLMILIFLLAGAFGSLGSATGAVTSTVNLFVTLLPENFIVAGFFLIACFISVSLGTSVGTIVTLSPIAVELEKIIPGSTAILLGSIVGGAMFGDNLSFISDTTIAATRTQDVDMKSKFKSNFMIVLPAAIVSIVLYYLISQDLDVSHIQQQNLEYDLISIIPYVLVFGLAISGLNVIWSLIIGIVGFIGLGIFNNQIPVLEVIKSINTGFSGMFELSILCLIIGGVVGIVRYNGGLEFIIHLLTKNIRNKKQAELSIAGLIALADAALANNTIAILIVGPVAKEISDKHGLIPKQVASILDTVSCFVQGIIPYGAQVLSAVAVTKVVSTGLPTVSSLEVISNLYYQFLTGISLLVFIVFISPYTKKKNELM